A stretch of Gadus macrocephalus chromosome 17, ASM3116895v1 DNA encodes these proteins:
- the cops8 gene encoding COP9 signalosome complex subunit 8: protein MPAAVIMEENYDKLLEQCETQELEAPGGIATPQVYAQLLSLYLLHNDMNNARYLWKRIPQVIKSANPELAAMWAVGQRIWQRDFPGVYTAIAAFQWSENILPVMESLREGTRQRAYGLVAQAYTSIAAQDFAAFVGYSVDEAVKGVVSQGWQADPNTRMVMPQKPDPPPVSLVPNEQQLARLTDYVAFLEN from the exons ATGCCTGCTGCGGTGATTATGGAGGAAAACTACGATAAACTATTGGAGCAGTGTGAAACTCAAGAGCTTGAG GCTCCGGGGGGCATAGCAACACCTCAAGTGTACGCTCAGCTGCTGTCCCTCTATTTACTGCATAACGACAT GAACAATGCCAGATACCTCTGGAAGAGGATACCACAGGTCATTAAGTCG GCAAACCCTGAGCTAGCAGCTATGTGGGCCGTCGGTCAGAGGATTTGGCAGCGAGACTTCCCTGGCGTCTACACGGCCATCGCTGCCTTCCAGTGGTCAGAAAACATCCTTCCAGTCATGGAGTCCCTGAGAG AGGGTACGCGTCAGCGGGCGTACGGCCTGGTGGCCCAGGCCTACACCTCCATAGCAGCTCAGGACTTCGCCGCCTTCGTGGGATACTCAGTGGATGAAGCCGTGAAGG GCGTGGTGAGCCAGGGTTGGCAGGCCGACCCCAACACCAGGATGGTAATGCCCCAGAAGCCAG ACCCTCCCCCTGTATCGCTGGTTCCCAACGAGCAGCAGCTTGCCCGGCTGACCGACTACGTGGCCTTCCTGGAGAACTGA
- the trim63b gene encoding E3 ubiquitin-protein ligase TRIM63 has translation MDVQRTGSVVRPPSPMESLEKQLSCPICLEMFTKPVVILPCQHNLCRSCASDLYDSRNPYRFSGGVFRCPTCRFEVVLDRHGVHGLQRNLLVENIIDIYKQQQEGSNTGGSGNPEPSLKPKESKEPLCQEHEDERINIYCITCQVPTCSMCKVFGQHKDCEVSPLSSVYQTQKAELSNAIDTLVASNGRLQALLHQMEDSCRAVQENSQRAKQGLAEHFDLLYAVLEERKGLMLEQIGTEQDQKVAALRALAQRYGERLLASSELTDTAVRALEQGGAAEFLLASKGLILRTKDAAKGSLGEERPEPGFEKMDHFTLSTEHVEAVLSKMDFGLPEEDEFEDAEEEE, from the coding sequence ATGGATGTCCAGAGGACTGGGTCGGTGGTCCGTCCCCCCAGCCCCATGGAGAGCCTTGAGAAGCAGCTTAGCTGCCCCATTTGCTTGGAAATGTTCACCAAGCCGGTAGTCATCCTGCCTTGCCAGCACAACCTGTGCCGTAGTTGTGCCAGCGATCTTTATGACTCGCGCAACCCCTACCGCTTCTCCGGTGGCGTCTTCCGCTGCCCCACCTGCCGCTTCGAGGTGGTGCTGGACCGCCACGGCGTGCACGGACTCCAACGCAACCTCCTAGTGGAGAACATCATCGACATCtacaagcagcagcaggagggcaGCAACACCGGCGGCAGCGGGAACCCGGAGCCGTCCCTGAAGCCCAAGGAGTCCAAGGAGCCCCTGTGTCAGGAGCACGAGGACGAGAGGATCAACATCTACTGCATCACCTGCCAGGTGCCCACCTGCTCCATGTGCAAGGTGTTCGGCCAGCACAAGGACTGCGAGGTGTCGCCGCTGTCCAGCGTCTACCAGACCCAGAAGGCTGAGCTCAGCAACGCCATCGACACGCTGGTCGCCAGCAACGGGCGTCTGCAGGCCCTGCTCCACCAGATGGAGGACTCCTGCCGGGCCGTGCAGGAGAACTCCCAGCGTGCCAAGCAGGGCCTGGCCGAGCACTTCGACCTGCTCTATGCCGTGCTGGAGGAACGCAAGGGCCTGATGCTGGAGCAGATCGGGACAGAGCAGGACCAGAAGGTGGCGGCCCTGAGGGCCCTGGCCCAGCGCTACGGCGAGCGGCTGCTGGCCAGCTCGGAGCTCACGGACACCGCCGTGAGGGCCCTGGAGCAGGGCGGTGCCGCCGAGTTCCTCCTGGCCTCCAAGGGCCTCATATTGCGGACCAAGGACGCGGCCAAGGGCTCCCTGGGCGAGGAGAGGCCTGAGCCAGGGTTTGAGAAGATGGACCACTTTACCCTGTCCACGGAACACGTGGAGGCGGTCCTCTCTAAGATGGACTTCGGACTGCCTGAGGAGGATGAGTTTGAGgatgcagaggaggaggagtag